A window of Terriglobus sp. RCC_193 contains these coding sequences:
- the purL gene encoding phosphoribosylformylglycinamidine synthase subunit PurL, whose amino-acid sequence MSEPTAIPHEAEAVATPTATVQSYEVPTPCNVTPELLKIHNITDEEYAKILATMGRTPSLTELGIYSVMWSEHCSYKSSRVHLKRLPTKGTRESGPGAVMQGPGENAGIIDVGDGWACAFKIESHNHPSYIEPYQGAATGVGGILRDIFTMGARPYAVMDSLRFGPLSGNDKDTDYAKNRSVMEGVVHGVAGYGNCFGVPNVGGETRFEECYSTNPLLNAFALGLVRHDEIFYAKATGVGNPVIYVGAKTGRDGIHGATMASEEFKEGSEQKRPNVQMGDPFLEKLLLEACLEAMKTGAVSGIQDMGAAGLTCSTCEMGGRGGVGLEIELDLVPQRDSGMTSYEIMLSESQERMLLVAHAGREQEVLDVFDKWGLDASVVGTVIPENRMKVRHHGELVADLSNESLTDDAPVYHRPVGEWKAPVSLDPPAWVLEELQKPRDYTADLKKLLGSPNICDKSHIYEQYDSMVQTNTVQGPGCEAGVIRIKGTGGNGKPERGLAMALAGNGRWTWLDPKLGAMHAVAEAARKVACTGATPVSATNCLNFGNPQKPEIMAQLSQAIDGISEACTALGTPITGGNVSLYNETKGEGIFPTPVLGIVGILDDVTKAVPNAFQNVGDEVIFLSAYRGAGREWKHDLGSSAFAQTVLGEVWGKPPVLDVQEEAALHKALITLADQRLLNSASDLTDGGCATTFARSAFPNNLGVRVAMNVGNDPLMRIERLFSEIGSSVIATITPGTFEQVRAAVAGIEGVFVAPLGEVIADRVQITLDGEAVINAATSNLASAFTGALEEELEAEVVLA is encoded by the coding sequence GTGAGCGAGCCCACAGCCATCCCACACGAGGCGGAGGCGGTAGCCACCCCGACCGCCACAGTCCAGTCTTACGAAGTTCCGACGCCGTGTAACGTTACGCCGGAGCTGTTGAAAATACACAACATCACCGACGAGGAATACGCCAAAATCCTCGCCACGATGGGTCGTACGCCATCGCTGACGGAGCTTGGTATTTACTCCGTCATGTGGAGCGAACATTGCTCGTACAAGAGCAGCCGTGTCCACCTGAAGCGCCTGCCCACCAAAGGCACGCGTGAGAGCGGCCCCGGCGCTGTGATGCAGGGTCCCGGCGAGAATGCCGGCATCATCGACGTGGGTGACGGCTGGGCCTGCGCCTTCAAGATCGAGAGCCACAATCACCCCAGCTACATTGAGCCGTATCAGGGCGCAGCGACGGGTGTCGGCGGCATCCTGCGCGACATCTTCACCATGGGCGCGCGCCCCTATGCGGTGATGGATTCCCTGCGATTTGGCCCGCTGAGCGGCAACGACAAGGACACGGATTACGCCAAGAACCGCAGTGTGATGGAAGGCGTCGTCCACGGCGTCGCCGGTTACGGCAACTGCTTCGGCGTTCCCAACGTAGGCGGCGAAACGCGCTTTGAAGAGTGCTACAGCACCAATCCCCTGCTGAATGCGTTTGCACTGGGCCTGGTGCGCCACGACGAAATCTTTTACGCCAAGGCCACTGGCGTCGGCAATCCAGTCATTTACGTGGGTGCAAAAACAGGCCGCGACGGCATCCACGGAGCCACCATGGCCTCTGAGGAATTTAAAGAAGGATCAGAACAGAAGCGCCCCAATGTGCAGATGGGCGATCCGTTCCTGGAAAAACTCCTCCTCGAAGCCTGCTTGGAAGCCATGAAGACCGGAGCTGTCTCGGGTATTCAGGATATGGGCGCGGCTGGCCTCACTTGCTCCACCTGCGAGATGGGCGGACGTGGCGGCGTTGGTCTTGAGATTGAACTCGACCTGGTGCCGCAGCGCGACAGCGGCATGACCAGCTACGAAATCATGCTCTCCGAATCGCAGGAACGTATGTTGCTCGTGGCCCATGCAGGCCGCGAACAGGAAGTGCTGGACGTATTCGATAAGTGGGGCCTGGACGCTTCGGTGGTCGGCACGGTCATCCCGGAAAACCGCATGAAGGTGCGCCACCACGGCGAACTGGTCGCGGACCTCTCGAATGAATCCCTGACAGACGACGCTCCGGTCTATCACCGTCCCGTAGGCGAGTGGAAAGCTCCCGTATCGCTCGACCCTCCGGCATGGGTGCTGGAAGAGTTGCAGAAGCCACGCGACTACACCGCGGACCTGAAGAAGCTGCTTGGCAGCCCGAACATCTGCGACAAGAGCCACATCTACGAGCAGTACGACAGCATGGTGCAGACCAATACCGTGCAGGGCCCCGGCTGCGAGGCAGGCGTGATCCGCATCAAGGGCACCGGCGGCAACGGCAAACCCGAACGCGGCCTCGCGATGGCCCTTGCAGGCAACGGCCGCTGGACATGGCTCGATCCGAAGCTCGGTGCGATGCACGCAGTTGCAGAAGCCGCGCGCAAAGTAGCCTGCACCGGCGCAACACCTGTATCGGCGACGAACTGCCTGAACTTCGGCAACCCGCAGAAGCCGGAGATCATGGCACAGCTTTCCCAGGCCATCGACGGCATCAGCGAAGCCTGCACAGCACTCGGCACGCCCATCACCGGCGGCAACGTCTCGCTCTACAACGAAACGAAGGGCGAAGGCATCTTCCCCACACCGGTACTCGGCATTGTTGGCATTCTGGATGATGTGACGAAAGCCGTGCCCAACGCGTTCCAGAACGTCGGCGACGAAGTTATCTTCCTCTCTGCCTATCGCGGCGCAGGTCGCGAGTGGAAGCACGATCTGGGTTCCTCTGCATTTGCGCAGACGGTCCTGGGCGAAGTATGGGGTAAGCCTCCCGTCCTGGACGTGCAGGAAGAAGCCGCGCTGCACAAGGCATTGATCACACTCGCGGATCAGCGCCTGCTCAACAGTGCCTCTGACCTCACAGACGGTGGCTGCGCCACAACCTTCGCTCGCTCCGCATTCCCCAACAACCTGGGTGTACGCGTGGCAATGAACGTGGGCAACGATCCCCTGATGCGTATCGAGCGTCTCTTCAGCGAAATTGGCTCCTCCGTCATCGCAACCATCACCCCGGGAACATTCGAGCAGGTACGCGCTGCCGTCGCGGGCATCGAAGGCGTCTTTGTCGCGCCGCTCGGCGAAGTCATCGCGGATCGCGTGCAAATCACGCTTGATGGCGAAGCCGTGATCAACGCAGCAACATCGAATTTGGCAAGCGCTTTCACCGGCGCGCTGGAAGAAGAACTGGAAGCTGAGGTGGTACTCGCGTGA
- a CDS encoding nucleotidyltransferase domain-containing protein, whose translation MGKQGELDLTTEDFAIVRAILNQFVPSRPVFVFGSRVTGRARRRSDLDLAIGGDTPLGSSLRADLMEAFDESDLPIRVDVVDLAEARGVFRQRMESEWLPLEAAAKQLALGNAA comes from the coding sequence ATGGGTAAGCAAGGCGAACTCGATCTCACCACGGAAGATTTCGCGATTGTTCGCGCGATTCTGAATCAGTTTGTGCCCTCGCGCCCGGTCTTTGTCTTTGGATCACGTGTCACAGGCCGTGCGCGCAGGCGCTCGGATTTGGACCTCGCTATTGGTGGCGATACGCCGTTGGGTTCTTCTCTGCGAGCAGACCTGATGGAAGCATTTGATGAGTCTGATCTTCCCATCCGTGTGGATGTGGTTGATCTGGCAGAAGCGCGTGGTGTCTTTCGCCAGCGCATGGAGAGCGAGTGGCTTCCACTCGAAGCAGCAGCGAAGCAACTCGCTTTGGGGAACGCAGCATGA
- a CDS encoding RNB domain-containing ribonuclease, whose product MHNHTPFNLANAAAEEMKLQGFELTPFPGQQQQLADILAGNVKDHRKRSDLRELAWSSIDNDTSRDLDQIEWAERLEDDGILVRVGVADVTATIARDTPLDKFAARQCATIYTAARNFSMLPAELSTGLTSLNPGEERQAMVAEFIVDADGSMREQRIFPALVRNAAQLAYSHVGPWLVNPEHAVPPAMDPAILDQLRLQDEAAQRLRRHRQEAGALDFRRMESMPVVADGRVLSLEDVGRNRAMDLIEDLMVAANETAAHLLSLAHRSGLRRVVKSPERWQRIVDLVYVTSANLSQRVTLPSEPDAKPLNEFLTKQREHDPDHYPDLALAIIKLMGAGEYVVVHANDPYPPAHFALAANDYSHSTAPNRRFPDMVTQRVVHAMLDNALPPYTDDELAAIADHCNEREKAGRKVERAMLKRAQALALASQIGQHYRAVVAGAGRSGTFVRVLKPAVEGMLVHGAEGLDVGDRLNVKLVHTDPVRAFIDFVRI is encoded by the coding sequence ATGCATAACCATACTCCGTTTAACCTTGCGAACGCTGCGGCAGAAGAGATGAAGCTGCAGGGATTTGAGCTGACACCTTTCCCCGGGCAACAGCAGCAGCTTGCAGACATTCTTGCTGGCAATGTGAAGGACCATCGTAAGCGTTCGGATCTGCGTGAGCTTGCGTGGTCGTCGATTGATAACGATACTTCGCGCGACCTGGATCAGATTGAGTGGGCAGAGCGGCTTGAGGATGATGGCATCCTGGTTCGCGTGGGAGTGGCCGATGTTACCGCAACCATTGCCAGGGACACGCCGCTGGATAAGTTTGCGGCGCGTCAGTGCGCCACGATTTATACCGCGGCTCGTAACTTTTCGATGTTGCCTGCGGAGCTATCGACCGGTCTGACGAGCCTGAATCCCGGTGAAGAACGCCAGGCCATGGTGGCGGAATTTATTGTGGATGCCGATGGTTCCATGCGTGAGCAGCGCATCTTTCCGGCGTTGGTGCGCAATGCCGCGCAGCTTGCTTACAGCCATGTGGGGCCGTGGCTTGTGAACCCCGAACACGCCGTGCCGCCTGCGATGGATCCTGCGATCCTGGATCAGCTTCGTTTGCAGGATGAGGCAGCGCAGCGTTTGCGCAGGCATCGGCAGGAAGCAGGCGCGCTTGATTTCCGTCGTATGGAGTCCATGCCCGTGGTTGCCGACGGGCGTGTGCTTTCGCTGGAAGATGTGGGCCGCAATCGCGCGATGGACCTTATCGAAGATTTGATGGTGGCGGCGAATGAAACAGCAGCGCATCTGCTGTCGCTGGCGCATCGCAGTGGGCTGCGTCGCGTGGTGAAGTCGCCGGAGCGCTGGCAGCGCATTGTGGATCTGGTGTATGTCACCAGCGCGAATCTTTCGCAGCGTGTCACGTTGCCTTCGGAACCTGACGCCAAGCCGTTGAATGAATTTCTTACGAAGCAGCGAGAGCATGATCCGGATCATTATCCGGACCTGGCGCTTGCCATCATTAAACTGATGGGCGCGGGCGAGTACGTGGTGGTGCATGCGAATGATCCCTATCCGCCTGCGCACTTTGCACTGGCAGCGAATGATTATTCGCACTCCACAGCGCCGAATCGCCGTTTCCCCGATATGGTGACGCAGCGTGTTGTGCACGCCATGCTGGACAATGCTCTACCGCCTTACACAGACGATGAGTTAGCAGCCATTGCAGACCATTGCAATGAGCGTGAGAAGGCTGGCCGCAAGGTGGAACGCGCCATGCTGAAGCGCGCACAGGCTCTGGCGCTGGCTTCGCAGATTGGGCAGCACTATCGCGCGGTGGTCGCCGGGGCAGGGAGGAGCGGCACGTTTGTCCGCGTCCTGAAACCAGCGGTGGAAGGCATGCTGGTGCACGGTGCTGAGGGACTGGATGTGGGCGACCGCCTGAATGTGAAACTGGTTCACACCGATCCGGTGCGCGCGTTCATCGATTTTGTACGGATTTAG
- the purF gene encoding amidophosphoribosyltransferase, whose protein sequence is MTNTEAILQDHEAEEHFDKLREECGVMAIYNHDDAARLTYWGLYSLQHRGQESGGIATADGEEIHDLKGMGLVSEIFTDPVLEKLPGRMAIGHTRYSTTGDSALLNAQPIKVESTKGLIAIAHNGNLVNLGTARERLERDGAIFQTTSDSEIIVQLIAHSKENTLVDCIADSLGQVDGAFSIVMMTRNRIFAARDPHGFRPLSMGRIVGKDGAPDTFVFASETCAFDLLHAKYERDVEPGELVMVSEDGVTSRYFNRDTKQASCIFEHVYFARPDSKIFGRWVQKSREEMGRTLARESSVPADLIVPVPDSGVTAAIGYANESGIPFNFGLIRNHYVGRTFIQPEQRVRDFGVRMKLNPVRALLEGKRVILIDDSIIRGTTSRKIVRMVRAAGAKEVHMRISCPPTISPCFYGVDTPSTRDLIAANNSLEEIRKFIEADSLAYLSLDGVIHSCTTGDEKPNGYCTACYTGNYPTQWVDVEDILPAVTA, encoded by the coding sequence ATGACGAACACAGAGGCCATTTTGCAGGATCACGAAGCCGAAGAACACTTCGACAAACTCCGCGAAGAGTGCGGCGTCATGGCCATCTACAACCATGACGATGCAGCTCGCCTCACCTACTGGGGCCTGTATTCGCTGCAGCATCGCGGACAGGAATCCGGCGGCATTGCCACCGCCGATGGCGAAGAGATTCACGACCTGAAGGGCATGGGTCTGGTCAGCGAAATCTTCACCGATCCGGTACTCGAAAAGCTGCCCGGCCGCATGGCCATTGGTCACACGCGTTACAGCACCACGGGCGACTCCGCGCTGCTGAATGCGCAGCCCATCAAGGTGGAATCCACCAAGGGCCTCATTGCCATTGCGCACAACGGCAACCTGGTGAACCTGGGCACAGCGCGCGAACGCCTCGAACGCGACGGCGCCATCTTCCAGACCACCAGCGACTCCGAGATCATCGTGCAGCTCATCGCGCACTCCAAAGAGAACACGCTGGTGGATTGCATCGCCGATTCGCTCGGACAGGTGGACGGCGCGTTCTCCATCGTCATGATGACGCGCAACCGCATTTTTGCCGCGCGCGATCCGCATGGTTTCCGCCCACTCTCTATGGGCCGCATCGTCGGCAAGGACGGCGCTCCTGATACCTTCGTCTTCGCCAGCGAGACATGCGCATTCGATCTGCTGCACGCGAAGTACGAGCGTGATGTGGAACCCGGCGAACTCGTGATGGTAAGCGAAGACGGCGTCACCTCCCGCTACTTCAATCGCGACACCAAACAGGCAAGCTGCATCTTCGAACACGTCTACTTCGCTCGGCCTGATTCGAAGATCTTTGGCCGCTGGGTACAGAAGAGCCGCGAAGAAATGGGCCGCACACTTGCTCGCGAGAGCAGCGTCCCTGCGGACCTGATCGTTCCTGTACCGGACAGCGGCGTGACCGCTGCAATCGGCTACGCAAACGAAAGCGGTATCCCGTTCAACTTCGGCCTCATCCGCAACCACTACGTGGGCCGCACCTTCATCCAGCCGGAACAGCGCGTGCGCGACTTCGGCGTCCGTATGAAGCTGAACCCCGTGCGTGCACTGCTGGAAGGCAAACGAGTCATCCTCATCGACGACTCGATCATCCGTGGCACCACGTCGCGCAAGATCGTCCGCATGGTGCGTGCCGCCGGGGCGAAAGAGGTGCACATGCGCATCTCGTGTCCTCCAACCATCTCACCCTGCTTCTACGGCGTGGACACACCCAGCACGCGCGACCTGATCGCCGCAAACAACTCGCTTGAAGAGATTCGCAAGTTCATTGAAGCCGATTCGTTAGCTTACCTATCTCTCGATGGCGTGATTCACAGCTGCACCACCGGCGACGAAAAGCCCAACGGCTACTGCACCGCCTGCTACACCGGCAACTACCCCACGCAGTGGGTGGATGTGGAAGATATTCTGCCAGCGGTTACAGCCTGA
- a CDS encoding aldo/keto reductase, producing the protein MRRYAGSAMTLTSYRTLGRSGLVVSPLCLGTMTMGTPRWGSPDEVSEAIFNAYVDAGGNFIDTADTYANGRSEELIGGYIAARNLRDRVVLATKFTMTCDAQKGNPKGSANGRKNMYRALDASLKRLQMDYLDLYWMHAWDTVTPAEEVLQSLGDLVRAGKIRYFGFSDVPAWYAAKVATLAQVHGVPGPIGLQLEYSLVERAIEREHVDCARELGIGITPWSPLASGFLAGKYKREDDGKGSGEGRLSVLGGGANPVFHKYTEKNWATLDALRKVAAEVDRPMAQVALAWALARPAISSLIIGATRVAQLQDNIASLEVNLTADQMAELNAAGALDLLHPYMFFTGMLHRDRVFGGTDVEGWR; encoded by the coding sequence ATGCGGCGGTATGCTGGTTCTGCTATGACGCTTACCAGCTATCGCACACTTGGCCGCTCCGGACTTGTTGTTTCCCCGCTTTGCCTTGGCACCATGACCATGGGAACGCCGCGCTGGGGTTCGCCGGACGAAGTTTCCGAGGCCATCTTCAACGCGTACGTGGACGCGGGTGGCAACTTCATTGACACCGCCGACACCTATGCCAATGGGCGCAGCGAAGAGTTGATTGGCGGCTACATTGCCGCACGTAATCTGCGCGACCGCGTGGTGCTGGCGACGAAGTTCACCATGACCTGCGATGCGCAGAAGGGCAACCCCAAAGGCAGCGCGAACGGGCGCAAGAACATGTATCGCGCGCTGGACGCGTCGCTGAAACGGCTGCAAATGGACTACCTTGACCTGTACTGGATGCACGCCTGGGACACCGTCACGCCAGCGGAGGAAGTTCTTCAATCGCTGGGTGATCTGGTGCGTGCGGGAAAGATTCGTTACTTCGGTTTCAGCGACGTTCCCGCCTGGTACGCCGCAAAAGTCGCCACGCTGGCACAGGTGCATGGCGTTCCGGGGCCAATCGGCCTGCAATTGGAGTATTCGCTGGTGGAACGTGCCATTGAGCGCGAACATGTAGACTGCGCGCGCGAATTAGGTATCGGCATCACGCCGTGGAGCCCCCTCGCCAGCGGCTTTCTGGCCGGAAAATACAAGCGCGAGGACGACGGCAAAGGCAGCGGCGAAGGCCGCCTGAGCGTGTTGGGCGGGGGCGCGAACCCCGTCTTTCACAAGTACACAGAGAAGAACTGGGCCACGCTGGATGCCCTGCGCAAAGTGGCTGCGGAAGTCGACAGGCCGATGGCGCAGGTCGCCTTGGCATGGGCGCTGGCACGTCCGGCCATCTCCTCGCTGATCATCGGCGCCACCAGGGTCGCGCAGTTGCAGGACAACATCGCCTCGCTGGAAGTGAACCTGACTGCGGATCAGATGGCCGAGCTGAACGCCGCAGGCGCGCTGGACCTGCTGCATCCGTACATGTTTTTCACAGGAATGCTGCACCGGGACCGTGTTTTCGGCGGCACGGACGTGGAAGGCTGGCGCTAA
- a CDS encoding GrpB family protein, whose protein sequence is MHDAKNARRILGTVRVIPPDASWPEKFWHERERLKTFLGNVADQLEHYGSTAVPGLSAKPIIDMMAPVPSLEDADALVPILAGAGYNKIDAGFFKRRFFRREPEGSQPAYHLHLAVCPGWPIKNELLLRDWLIQNPDTARTYEALKQDLATAYGDDMPRYTAAKTPFLRHITNQARQSRGLPIEHDWEE, encoded by the coding sequence ATGCATGATGCCAAAAATGCGCGGCGTATTCTGGGCACCGTCCGTGTCATACCGCCGGATGCCTCATGGCCAGAGAAGTTTTGGCACGAGCGGGAACGCCTGAAGACATTTCTTGGCAACGTTGCGGATCAGTTGGAACACTACGGCAGCACAGCGGTGCCCGGGCTCAGTGCGAAGCCAATCATCGACATGATGGCTCCTGTGCCGTCGCTGGAGGATGCCGATGCACTGGTACCCATCCTGGCTGGAGCTGGATACAACAAGATTGACGCGGGATTTTTCAAACGGCGTTTCTTTCGCAGAGAACCGGAAGGTTCGCAGCCCGCCTATCATCTGCATCTGGCGGTCTGCCCGGGATGGCCAATCAAAAATGAGCTGCTGTTACGCGACTGGCTCATCCAAAATCCGGATACTGCACGAACCTATGAGGCGTTGAAGCAGGACCTTGCGACTGCGTATGGCGACGATATGCCGCGATACACAGCCGCAAAGACGCCTTTCCTGCGCCACATCACCAATCAGGCACGCCAAAGCCGAGGTCTCCCGATCGAACACGATTGGGAGGAGTAG
- a CDS encoding NAD(P)/FAD-dependent oxidoreductase encodes MAQWTPAMSSPFDVIVVGGGPAGSTAAYQLGLAGVKVLLIDKAGEFPRDKPCGGGLSARLLERFPYVRDFFDAGEVPVHPVSRVHLESPDGTRVTYQQGEPILYLVRRWQFDEALFRRAASVCTVRLGTMIRKCEVKPTHVELETTEGELITAPIIIGADSANSVIARHTGLRSEAAHKEYAVDMMEETDYSRLDVKDRDAIYLFLTLTETFGYGYIFPKTHHLNLGFGCKLDWYLKALRGKGAEHHAQWVETLKQQGDVTGETNRSGYKAFPIPVSGPLAKTCADRVLLAGDAGGFVNAFTAEGIFYAMTSGALAADTALNAIRAQQYDERTLSAYEKAWKREIGDELSHAVDIQHCLFNGSGRMDALVRKAKEDPELLHLIIGYSMGASTYEQLRNHMMRSTVPTWVWNKVKSAVRLTR; translated from the coding sequence ATGGCACAATGGACACCTGCCATGAGTTCGCCATTTGACGTCATCGTTGTGGGCGGTGGTCCCGCTGGTTCTACGGCTGCTTATCAACTCGGCCTGGCCGGGGTAAAGGTTCTTCTCATTGACAAGGCCGGAGAATTTCCGCGGGACAAGCCGTGTGGTGGTGGCCTCTCCGCGCGTCTGCTGGAACGCTTTCCTTATGTGCGTGATTTCTTCGATGCAGGTGAGGTGCCAGTCCATCCTGTGAGTCGCGTGCACCTGGAGTCGCCGGATGGCACACGGGTGACGTATCAGCAGGGTGAACCCATTCTGTACCTGGTGCGTCGCTGGCAGTTTGATGAAGCACTCTTCCGGCGTGCCGCGTCTGTCTGCACGGTGCGACTGGGAACGATGATTCGCAAATGCGAAGTGAAGCCGACGCATGTGGAGTTGGAGACAACGGAAGGCGAACTCATCACCGCGCCAATCATCATCGGTGCGGATTCCGCCAACTCTGTCATCGCGCGGCATACGGGACTCCGCAGTGAAGCGGCACATAAGGAATATGCCGTGGACATGATGGAAGAGACGGACTATTCGCGATTGGATGTGAAGGATCGCGATGCCATCTATCTCTTCCTGACGTTGACTGAGACCTTCGGCTACGGATACATCTTTCCCAAAACGCATCATCTGAACCTTGGCTTTGGATGCAAGCTGGACTGGTATCTGAAGGCACTGCGTGGCAAAGGGGCGGAGCATCATGCGCAGTGGGTGGAGACGCTTAAGCAGCAGGGCGATGTGACCGGCGAGACGAATCGCAGCGGTTACAAGGCGTTTCCTATTCCGGTCAGCGGCCCGCTTGCAAAGACCTGCGCCGATCGAGTGTTGCTGGCGGGGGATGCGGGCGGCTTTGTGAATGCATTCACCGCAGAAGGCATCTTCTATGCGATGACCAGTGGTGCGCTTGCCGCGGATACGGCGCTGAACGCGATTCGCGCACAGCAGTATGACGAGCGTACGCTGTCAGCGTATGAGAAGGCTTGGAAGCGCGAGATAGGCGACGAGCTATCGCATGCCGTGGATATTCAACATTGCCTTTTCAACGGCAGCGGGCGCATGGATGCGCTGGTGCGCAAGGCGAAAGAAGACCCGGAGTTGCTGCACCTGATCATTGGTTACAGCATGGGCGCATCCACCTATGAACAGCTTCGCAATCACATGATGCGCAGCACGGTGCCAACGTGGGTCTGGAATAAGGTGAAGTCCGCCGTGCGTCTCACACGCTGA
- a CDS encoding MerC domain-containing protein: protein MIAERQTSTASLADRLGIWVSGLCVVHCLMTPVLLSFFATLAHCLPGEESTHRTLAAIVATLGAVALVRGFRVHGKRRVLVWMAAGLGCIFLAAWFGERLPSHLWEVSLTMMGSSLMILAHRRNHTFCRDCKACTHA from the coding sequence ATGATCGCCGAAAGACAGACTTCAACTGCATCCCTCGCAGATCGCCTTGGTATCTGGGTATCAGGACTGTGTGTGGTGCATTGCCTGATGACTCCGGTTCTGCTTTCGTTTTTCGCAACATTGGCTCATTGCTTGCCGGGTGAAGAAAGCACACACCGGACACTTGCCGCCATTGTGGCGACACTGGGTGCCGTTGCACTGGTACGTGGCTTCCGGGTACATGGCAAGCGCCGCGTGCTCGTCTGGATGGCAGCCGGACTTGGGTGCATCTTTTTGGCCGCGTGGTTCGGAGAACGATTACCTTCGCATCTTTGGGAAGTTAGCCTGACGATGATGGGCAGTTCGCTGATGATCCTGGCGCACCGCCGCAACCATACCTTCTGCCGCGATTGCAAAGCCTGCACACATGCGTAA
- a CDS encoding HI0074 family nucleotidyltransferase substrate-binding subunit: MIDLDAPLRPTDLELYERILTRLREALDAHVREPENLFILDSVIKRFELTFELSNRNLNRFLLDAMPVPPEIRTMSYQSIIRLGDEMGMLKSGWPHWKRYRNARNRTVHEYYEESAREVAKDAAAFVEEAAYLLEQLKTRVIGNG, encoded by the coding sequence GTGATCGACCTGGATGCGCCTTTGCGCCCAACCGATCTCGAACTGTACGAACGCATTCTCACCCGTCTGCGTGAGGCTCTTGACGCTCACGTACGCGAACCGGAAAACCTGTTCATTCTTGATTCTGTCATCAAGCGTTTTGAACTAACCTTTGAATTGTCGAATCGCAATCTGAATCGTTTCCTGCTGGATGCTATGCCGGTCCCACCGGAGATTCGAACCATGTCCTACCAGAGCATCATCCGATTGGGAGATGAGATGGGGATGTTGAAATCCGGTTGGCCTCATTGGAAGCGGTACCGCAACGCACGCAATCGCACGGTGCATGAATATTACGAGGAGAGCGCCCGCGAAGTGGCAAAAGATGCTGCCGCCTTCGTCGAGGAAGCTGCCTATCTTCTGGAGCAATTGAAGACAAGGGTTATCGGCAATGGGTAA
- a CDS encoding MFS transporter has protein sequence MRKPLLALAVAAFGIGTTEFIIMGLLPDLARDFSVSIPKAGTLVSAYALAVTLGSPLVVLALAKVDRKRALIVLMSIFILGNAACAAAPNFHLLLLARICTALSHGSFFGIGSIVAANVVPREQRARAVAIMFSGLTLANVLGVPAGTALGQAFGWRAAFWAIVPIGILAGAGVWALVPHQHSEPVHLKHELKSVMRRGVLTTLLISTMSSAAMFCVLTYITPILEDITHITPHGVTGVLVLFGVAITVGNLLGGIMADSQGFRAVAMGFIVLAVLFVLMPIAEEHVIPALITIALWGMLHFAVGAPLQTRVVDQARGAQNLASTLNQGAFNLGNALGAALGALVLTHGFGYRTLSLVSAVIAALTAALTVMAIAWEREDKKKSDERLRFSMRH, from the coding sequence ATGCGTAAACCGCTACTTGCACTGGCCGTTGCCGCCTTCGGCATTGGCACAACAGAATTCATCATCATGGGTCTGCTGCCGGACCTGGCACGCGACTTCAGCGTGTCCATCCCGAAGGCAGGCACACTGGTCAGCGCGTATGCCCTGGCCGTCACACTTGGCTCGCCGCTGGTCGTACTGGCATTAGCAAAGGTTGATCGCAAACGCGCACTCATCGTCCTGATGAGCATCTTCATCCTTGGCAATGCGGCCTGCGCAGCCGCGCCCAACTTCCATCTGCTGCTACTCGCCCGTATCTGCACGGCGCTTTCCCACGGATCGTTCTTTGGCATCGGCAGCATCGTTGCTGCAAACGTGGTGCCGCGCGAGCAACGCGCCCGCGCCGTGGCCATCATGTTCAGTGGACTCACGCTGGCCAATGTTCTCGGCGTGCCCGCTGGTACAGCGCTCGGTCAGGCCTTCGGTTGGCGAGCAGCCTTCTGGGCCATCGTTCCCATCGGCATTCTCGCCGGTGCAGGCGTGTGGGCTCTCGTCCCGCACCAGCACTCGGAACCGGTCCATCTCAAGCACGAACTCAAGTCCGTCATGCGTCGCGGCGTGCTCACCACACTGCTCATCAGCACCATGTCTTCCGCGGCCATGTTCTGCGTGCTGACCTACATCACGCCCATTCTGGAAGACATCACTCACATCACACCGCACGGCGTCACCGGAGTACTCGTACTCTTCGGCGTTGCCATCACCGTCGGAAACCTGCTTGGCGGCATCATGGCAGATTCGCAGGGCTTCCGCGCCGTCGCAATGGGCTTCATCGTCCTGGCCGTACTCTTCGTGCTGATGCCCATTGCAGAAGAGCACGTCATCCCCGCACTCATCACCATCGCATTGTGGGGCATGCTGCACTTCGCCGTAGGAGCCCCGCTGCAAACACGCGTGGTCGATCAGGCGCGCGGCGCGCAGAACCTCGCCTCCACACTCAATCAGGGCGCGTTCAACCTTGGCAACGCACTCGGAGCAGCGCTGGGGGCACTTGTGCTCACCCACGGCTTCGGCTATCGCACCTTGTCTCTCGTAAGCGCCGTCATCGCCGCACTCACCGCAGCGTTAACCGTGATGGCCATCGCGTGGGAGCGCGAAGACAAGAAGAAGAGCGACGAACGCCTCCGCTTCTCCATGCGCCACTAA